Proteins co-encoded in one Acidimicrobiales bacterium genomic window:
- a CDS encoding trypsin-like peptidase domain-containing protein, giving the protein MSPPDRDVPTAPPSAWPWASPGSASGGLRPPPPPSGPPYAPGPLGPPDEPGRPSHVRKPRRRGWLVALAAFVLGGMFAGSVAAAVVASDDDQTQVVARPAILTPEGVMDIQAILDKVQESVVTIETSAATAGGVFEGAGTGILLSPDGLVLTNAHVISGSNEINVRLFDGATHPAGLVGSQPEDDLAVIKVEGVDDLLPAELGSSDVLQVGEPVIAIGNALNLGGQPSVTQGIVSAKDRSIDDSGIAGEQISLNNLIQTDAAINPGNSGGPLLDAAGQVVGINTAIIAESQNIGFAIAIDPVKPLIDELRNGGGEINPDTAFLGVQSVDLSGVDEAVRNQLGIVAEEGAFVAEVSPGTAAEDAGIEDGDVIVAIDGEPIDTSTDVANTVRDHDPGDQVELRIERDGEEQTITATLGRRGS; this is encoded by the coding sequence ATGAGCCCGCCCGATCGCGATGTGCCCACGGCCCCGCCGAGCGCCTGGCCGTGGGCGAGCCCGGGGTCCGCCAGCGGTGGTCTCCGGCCGCCGCCCCCACCGAGCGGCCCCCCGTACGCGCCGGGCCCGCTGGGTCCGCCGGACGAGCCCGGTAGGCCCTCCCACGTCCGCAAGCCCCGGCGGCGCGGCTGGCTGGTGGCGCTGGCCGCCTTCGTGCTGGGAGGCATGTTCGCGGGGAGCGTCGCCGCCGCGGTCGTGGCCAGCGACGACGACCAGACCCAGGTCGTGGCCCGTCCCGCCATCCTGACCCCCGAGGGCGTCATGGACATCCAGGCGATCCTCGACAAGGTGCAGGAGTCGGTGGTCACCATCGAGACCAGCGCGGCGACCGCGGGCGGGGTGTTCGAGGGGGCCGGCACCGGCATCCTCCTGTCGCCCGACGGCCTGGTGCTCACCAACGCCCACGTGATCAGCGGCTCCAACGAGATCAACGTGCGGCTGTTCGACGGCGCCACCCACCCGGCCGGCCTCGTCGGCAGCCAACCGGAGGACGACCTGGCGGTCATCAAGGTGGAGGGCGTCGACGACCTGCTGCCCGCCGAGCTGGGGTCGTCGGACGTGCTGCAGGTGGGCGAACCGGTGATCGCGATCGGCAACGCCCTCAACCTGGGCGGTCAGCCGAGCGTCACCCAGGGGATCGTGTCGGCCAAGGACCGCAGCATCGACGACTCGGGCATCGCCGGCGAGCAGATCAGCCTCAACAACCTCATCCAGACCGACGCCGCCATCAACCCGGGCAACTCGGGCGGCCCGCTGCTCGACGCGGCCGGCCAGGTGGTGGGCATCAACACGGCGATCATCGCCGAGAGCCAGAACATCGGCTTCGCCATCGCCATCGACCCGGTCAAGCCGCTCATCGACGAGCTGCGCAACGGCGGCGGCGAGATCAACCCCGACACGGCGTTCCTGGGGGTGCAGTCGGTCGACCTGTCCGGGGTCGACGAGGCGGTGCGCAACCAGCTGGGCATCGTCGCCGAGGAGGGTGCGTTCGTCGCCGAGGTGTCGCCCGGCACCGCGGCCGAGGACGCCGGGATCGAGGACGGCGACGTGATCGTCGCCATCGACGGCGAGCCGATCGACACCTCCACCGACGTGGCCAACACCGTGCGCGACCACGATCCCGGCGACCAGGTGGAGCTGCGCATCGAGCGCGACGGCGAGGAGCAGACGATCACCGCCACGCTGGGCCGTCGGGGCAGCTGA
- a CDS encoding WhiB family transcriptional regulator, with the protein MGTEWMARGNCAIESPKMFFPSDGVGVEVARRICVDCPVKQPCLEYALANRIDHGVWGGCSERERRRILKRRRLARLAALSN; encoded by the coding sequence ATGGGAACCGAGTGGATGGCCCGAGGCAACTGCGCCATTGAATCGCCGAAGATGTTCTTCCCCAGCGATGGCGTGGGTGTCGAGGTTGCGAGGCGGATCTGTGTCGACTGCCCGGTCAAGCAACCGTGTCTCGAATACGCCCTGGCGAATCGCATCGACCACGGCGTCTGGGGCGGATGTTCCGAGCGCGAGCGGCGTCGCATCCTGAAGCGACGTCGCCTGGCGAGGCTGGCTGCGCTCAGCAACTGA
- the tatA gene encoding twin-arginine translocase TatA/TatE family subunit, which yields MPSGPEFIIVLVVILVLFGGAKLPKLARSLGQAQNEFKKGLKDGAKFEDDDDAPAERPKPTAAE from the coding sequence GTGCCTTCAGGACCGGAATTCATCATCGTCCTCGTGGTCATCCTCGTGTTGTTCGGCGGTGCCAAGCTCCCGAAGCTCGCTCGTTCGCTGGGTCAGGCCCAGAACGAGTTCAAGAAGGGCCTCAAGGACGGCGCCAAGTTCGAGGACGACGACGACGCTCCGGCCGAGCGTCCCAAGCCGACGGCGGCCGAGTAG